A section of the Ovis canadensis isolate MfBH-ARS-UI-01 breed Bighorn chromosome 1, ARS-UI_OviCan_v2, whole genome shotgun sequence genome encodes:
- the IGSF11 gene encoding immunoglobulin superfamily member 11 isoform X3, producing MVIPLSNANQPEQVILYQGGQMFDGAPRFHGRVGFTGTLPATNVSIFINNTQLSDTGTYQCLVNNLPDRGGRNIGVTGLTVLVPPSAPHCQIQGSQDIGSDVILLCSSEEGIPRPTYLWEKLDNTLKLPPTATQDQVQGTVTIRNISALSSGLYQCVASNAIGTSTCLLDLQVISPQPRSIGLIAGAIGTGAVIIIFCIALILGAFFYWRSKNKEEEEEEIPNEIREDDLPPKCSSSAKAFHTEISSSENNTLTSSNTYNSRYWSSNPKVHRNTESFGHFGDLRQSFSLHSGDASVPAIYANGSHLAPAPHKTLVVTTHRGSSPQAASRSNGSVGRKARPPPVPSLHAHSYTVSQAALERIGAVPVMVPAQSRAGSLV from the exons ATGGTCATTCCTCTCTCCAATGCAAACCAGCCTGAGCAG GTCATTCTCTATCAAGGTGGACAGATGTTTGACGGTGCCCCCCGGTTCCATGGCCGCGTAGGATTTACAGGCACCCTGCCAGCCACCAATGTCTCCATCTTCATTAACAACACTCAGCTGTCAGATACAGGCACCTACCAGTGTTTGGTTAACAACCTTCCAGatagaggtggcaggaatattGGGGTCACTGGTCTCACAGTTTTAG TTCCCCCTTCTGCCCCACACTGCCAAATCCAAGGGTCACAGGATATCGGCAGCGATGTCATCCTGCTCTGTAGCTCAGAGGAAGGCATTCCTCGACCAACTTACCTTTGGGAGAAGTTAGACAATACCCTCAAACTACCTCCAACAGCCACTCAGG ACCAGGTCCAGGGAACAGTCACTATCCGGAACATCAGCGCCCTGTCGTCAGGCTTGTACCAGTGTGTGGCTTCTAATGCCATTGGGACCAGCACCTGTCTTTTGGATCTCCAGGTCATTTCTC CCCAGCCCAGGAGCATTGGACTAATAGCTGGAGCCATTGGCACTGGTGCAGTTATTATCATTTTTTGCATTGCACTAATTTTAGGGGCATTCTTTTACTggagaagcaaaaataaagaggaggaggaagaagaaattccTAATGAAATAAG AGAGGATGATCTTCCACCCAAATGTTCTTCTTCTGCCAAAGCATTTCACACGGAGATATCCTCCTCGGAGAACAACACACTGACCTCTTCCAATACCTACAACAGCCGCTACTGGAGCAGCAACCCCAAAGTGCACAGGAACACGGAGTCTTTCGGCCACTTCGGTGACTTGCGCCAGTCCTTTTCCCTCCACTCGGGCGATGCCAGCGTGCCAGCCATCTATGCCAACGGCAGCCATCTGGCCCCAGCCCCGCATAAGACTCTGGTAGTGACAACCCACAGAGGGTCGTCACCGCAGGCCGCGTCCAGGAGCAACGGTTCCGTAGGCAGGAAGGCCCGGCCTCCGCCTGTCCCGTCACTGCACGCACACTCCTACACCGTCAGCCAAGCCGCCCTGGAGCGCATCGGCGCTGTCCCTGTCATGGTGCCAGCCCAGAGTCGTGCCGGGTCCCTGGTATAG
- the IGSF11 gene encoding immunoglobulin superfamily member 11 isoform X4: MVIPLSNANQPEQVILYQGGQMFDGAPRFHGRVGFTGTLPATNVSIFINNTQLSDTGTYQCLVNNLPDRGGRNIGVTGLTVLVPPSAPHCQIQGSQDIGSDVILLCSSEEGIPRPTYLWEKLDNTLKLPPTATQDQVQGTVTIRNISALSSGLYQCVASNAIGTSTCLLDLQVISRAFFYWRSKNKEEEEEEIPNEIREDDLPPKCSSSAKAFHTEISSSENNTLTSSNTYNSRYWSSNPKVHRNTESFGHFGDLRQSFSLHSGDASVPAIYANGSHLAPAPHKTLVVTTHRGSSPQAASRSNGSVGRKARPPPVPSLHAHSYTVSQAALERIGAVPVMVPAQSRAGSLV, translated from the exons ATGGTCATTCCTCTCTCCAATGCAAACCAGCCTGAGCAG GTCATTCTCTATCAAGGTGGACAGATGTTTGACGGTGCCCCCCGGTTCCATGGCCGCGTAGGATTTACAGGCACCCTGCCAGCCACCAATGTCTCCATCTTCATTAACAACACTCAGCTGTCAGATACAGGCACCTACCAGTGTTTGGTTAACAACCTTCCAGatagaggtggcaggaatattGGGGTCACTGGTCTCACAGTTTTAG TTCCCCCTTCTGCCCCACACTGCCAAATCCAAGGGTCACAGGATATCGGCAGCGATGTCATCCTGCTCTGTAGCTCAGAGGAAGGCATTCCTCGACCAACTTACCTTTGGGAGAAGTTAGACAATACCCTCAAACTACCTCCAACAGCCACTCAGG ACCAGGTCCAGGGAACAGTCACTATCCGGAACATCAGCGCCCTGTCGTCAGGCTTGTACCAGTGTGTGGCTTCTAATGCCATTGGGACCAGCACCTGTCTTTTGGATCTCCAGGTCATTTCTC GGGCATTCTTTTACTggagaagcaaaaataaagaggaggaggaagaagaaattccTAATGAAATAAG AGAGGATGATCTTCCACCCAAATGTTCTTCTTCTGCCAAAGCATTTCACACGGAGATATCCTCCTCGGAGAACAACACACTGACCTCTTCCAATACCTACAACAGCCGCTACTGGAGCAGCAACCCCAAAGTGCACAGGAACACGGAGTCTTTCGGCCACTTCGGTGACTTGCGCCAGTCCTTTTCCCTCCACTCGGGCGATGCCAGCGTGCCAGCCATCTATGCCAACGGCAGCCATCTGGCCCCAGCCCCGCATAAGACTCTGGTAGTGACAACCCACAGAGGGTCGTCACCGCAGGCCGCGTCCAGGAGCAACGGTTCCGTAGGCAGGAAGGCCCGGCCTCCGCCTGTCCCGTCACTGCACGCACACTCCTACACCGTCAGCCAAGCCGCCCTGGAGCGCATCGGCGCTGTCCCTGTCATGGTGCCAGCCCAGAGTCGTGCCGGGTCCCTGGTATAG
- the IGSF11 gene encoding immunoglobulin superfamily member 11 isoform X1, with product MTCRGSPLAPLLLFSLHGVAASLEVSESPGSIQVARGQTAVLPCTFSTSAALINLNVIWMVIPLSNANQPEQVILYQGGQMFDGAPRFHGRVGFTGTLPATNVSIFINNTQLSDTGTYQCLVNNLPDRGGRNIGVTGLTVLVPPSAPHCQIQGSQDIGSDVILLCSSEEGIPRPTYLWEKLDNTLKLPPTATQDQVQGTVTIRNISALSSGLYQCVASNAIGTSTCLLDLQVISPQPRSIGLIAGAIGTGAVIIIFCIALILGAFFYWRSKNKEEEEEEIPNEIREDDLPPKCSSSAKAFHTEISSSENNTLTSSNTYNSRYWSSNPKVHRNTESFGHFGDLRQSFSLHSGDASVPAIYANGSHLAPAPHKTLVVTTHRGSSPQAASRSNGSVGRKARPPPVPSLHAHSYTVSQAALERIGAVPVMVPAQSRAGSLV from the exons GTGTTGCAGCTTCCCTGGAAGTCTCTGAGAGCCCCGGGAGTATTCAGGTCGCCCGGGGTCAGACAGCAGTCCTGCCCTGCACTTTCAGCACCAGCGCCGCCCTCATCAACCTCAACGTCATTTGGATGGTCATTCCTCTCTCCAATGCAAACCAGCCTGAGCAG GTCATTCTCTATCAAGGTGGACAGATGTTTGACGGTGCCCCCCGGTTCCATGGCCGCGTAGGATTTACAGGCACCCTGCCAGCCACCAATGTCTCCATCTTCATTAACAACACTCAGCTGTCAGATACAGGCACCTACCAGTGTTTGGTTAACAACCTTCCAGatagaggtggcaggaatattGGGGTCACTGGTCTCACAGTTTTAG TTCCCCCTTCTGCCCCACACTGCCAAATCCAAGGGTCACAGGATATCGGCAGCGATGTCATCCTGCTCTGTAGCTCAGAGGAAGGCATTCCTCGACCAACTTACCTTTGGGAGAAGTTAGACAATACCCTCAAACTACCTCCAACAGCCACTCAGG ACCAGGTCCAGGGAACAGTCACTATCCGGAACATCAGCGCCCTGTCGTCAGGCTTGTACCAGTGTGTGGCTTCTAATGCCATTGGGACCAGCACCTGTCTTTTGGATCTCCAGGTCATTTCTC CCCAGCCCAGGAGCATTGGACTAATAGCTGGAGCCATTGGCACTGGTGCAGTTATTATCATTTTTTGCATTGCACTAATTTTAGGGGCATTCTTTTACTggagaagcaaaaataaagaggaggaggaagaagaaattccTAATGAAATAAG AGAGGATGATCTTCCACCCAAATGTTCTTCTTCTGCCAAAGCATTTCACACGGAGATATCCTCCTCGGAGAACAACACACTGACCTCTTCCAATACCTACAACAGCCGCTACTGGAGCAGCAACCCCAAAGTGCACAGGAACACGGAGTCTTTCGGCCACTTCGGTGACTTGCGCCAGTCCTTTTCCCTCCACTCGGGCGATGCCAGCGTGCCAGCCATCTATGCCAACGGCAGCCATCTGGCCCCAGCCCCGCATAAGACTCTGGTAGTGACAACCCACAGAGGGTCGTCACCGCAGGCCGCGTCCAGGAGCAACGGTTCCGTAGGCAGGAAGGCCCGGCCTCCGCCTGTCCCGTCACTGCACGCACACTCCTACACCGTCAGCCAAGCCGCCCTGGAGCGCATCGGCGCTGTCCCTGTCATGGTGCCAGCCCAGAGTCGTGCCGGGTCCCTGGTATAG
- the IGSF11 gene encoding immunoglobulin superfamily member 11 isoform X2 has translation MTCRGSPLAPLLLFSLHGVAASLEVSESPGSIQVARGQTAVLPCTFSTSAALINLNVIWMVIPLSNANQPEQVILYQGGQMFDGAPRFHGRVGFTGTLPATNVSIFINNTQLSDTGTYQCLVNNLPDRGGRNIGVTGLTVLVPPSAPHCQIQGSQDIGSDVILLCSSEEGIPRPTYLWEKLDNTLKLPPTATQDQVQGTVTIRNISALSSGLYQCVASNAIGTSTCLLDLQVISRAFFYWRSKNKEEEEEEIPNEIREDDLPPKCSSSAKAFHTEISSSENNTLTSSNTYNSRYWSSNPKVHRNTESFGHFGDLRQSFSLHSGDASVPAIYANGSHLAPAPHKTLVVTTHRGSSPQAASRSNGSVGRKARPPPVPSLHAHSYTVSQAALERIGAVPVMVPAQSRAGSLV, from the exons GTGTTGCAGCTTCCCTGGAAGTCTCTGAGAGCCCCGGGAGTATTCAGGTCGCCCGGGGTCAGACAGCAGTCCTGCCCTGCACTTTCAGCACCAGCGCCGCCCTCATCAACCTCAACGTCATTTGGATGGTCATTCCTCTCTCCAATGCAAACCAGCCTGAGCAG GTCATTCTCTATCAAGGTGGACAGATGTTTGACGGTGCCCCCCGGTTCCATGGCCGCGTAGGATTTACAGGCACCCTGCCAGCCACCAATGTCTCCATCTTCATTAACAACACTCAGCTGTCAGATACAGGCACCTACCAGTGTTTGGTTAACAACCTTCCAGatagaggtggcaggaatattGGGGTCACTGGTCTCACAGTTTTAG TTCCCCCTTCTGCCCCACACTGCCAAATCCAAGGGTCACAGGATATCGGCAGCGATGTCATCCTGCTCTGTAGCTCAGAGGAAGGCATTCCTCGACCAACTTACCTTTGGGAGAAGTTAGACAATACCCTCAAACTACCTCCAACAGCCACTCAGG ACCAGGTCCAGGGAACAGTCACTATCCGGAACATCAGCGCCCTGTCGTCAGGCTTGTACCAGTGTGTGGCTTCTAATGCCATTGGGACCAGCACCTGTCTTTTGGATCTCCAGGTCATTTCTC GGGCATTCTTTTACTggagaagcaaaaataaagaggaggaggaagaagaaattccTAATGAAATAAG AGAGGATGATCTTCCACCCAAATGTTCTTCTTCTGCCAAAGCATTTCACACGGAGATATCCTCCTCGGAGAACAACACACTGACCTCTTCCAATACCTACAACAGCCGCTACTGGAGCAGCAACCCCAAAGTGCACAGGAACACGGAGTCTTTCGGCCACTTCGGTGACTTGCGCCAGTCCTTTTCCCTCCACTCGGGCGATGCCAGCGTGCCAGCCATCTATGCCAACGGCAGCCATCTGGCCCCAGCCCCGCATAAGACTCTGGTAGTGACAACCCACAGAGGGTCGTCACCGCAGGCCGCGTCCAGGAGCAACGGTTCCGTAGGCAGGAAGGCCCGGCCTCCGCCTGTCCCGTCACTGCACGCACACTCCTACACCGTCAGCCAAGCCGCCCTGGAGCGCATCGGCGCTGTCCCTGTCATGGTGCCAGCCCAGAGTCGTGCCGGGTCCCTGGTATAG